In Rhopalosiphum padi isolate XX-2018 chromosome 3, ASM2088224v1, whole genome shotgun sequence, the genomic stretch AATTTGTATACTTTTACCCAAACTCTTAAATTACGGTGTATagcaatatagtattatagcaaTATAAGTAGGTGCGAAGTGCAAAAATGAAAagctgtataaataataattatttaaatagcgCGAGCGTTAAAAGGCTATAGGGACGCATACATGACAAATTGTATTCAGATAAAACAACTTATGacgtataaatatgaattattgttGACTTGACgaacatatttatataggtatttatttttaatgctgtGTCGTACCTGCTTGATAACACGTAacaaatacatcaaaatatagttattaataattattggcaGAAAAATAAACTGACCACAACGTAAAATTtctgtcaatattttaaatttatagaacaAGGTAAGTATATCaaaatatgattacatttttgacataatttattctcaataagtaaaaatacagagaaaacaaattttaaaatcaacacaataaataataaatttataatatatctacaacagagaaaatagtgtaataaaaaggttatatacattataaaagcATTTATCGACTTCGAGTTTTCCATTCGaaactatagaaatatattttattataaaaatattattataatggctgTAGCGGCGCGAGTGACGTCCTGCTGGATCTGCTGCGCAAAAGGGATGTTTATAGGACATTTTAATTTGATCGGAGAGCGATGACGATCGCGGAAACTTGCAGATGTTAATTCGACACAGAACGAGACAGTGTGTGGCAGCGAGTAACAGGTGGAATGGTGGAAACATGAAAAGAAGACTGTTGCCGGTgctaaaccataaaatattttaaattaatgacatTTTACGTGCATCTCCTGAAACAGTGAAACGGCGTTTAAACTTAAAGCACTCGGTGTTATTATAGCGATGTCGCATAATAAGTGATGGCGCAGTGATGCGAATATAATAACGCGAAAGCTGTTTCCGCGCATCCGCGATTCcgtcaaaaagtaaaaaaaaaaaatatgaagaaaaaggtactattatataataataataatatgcgatattattatttaatagagcGATTCGGTGCCATCGCAGTTTTCGGGTTGGTTCGTGAACGACAATTATGACGGTTTTACGTTTTTGATTCTGACGATTGTTCTTATACAGCACGCCGCCGACACGGTTTATAACTGCGCAGATTGTGGGCCTGTCACGGTGAATGCCGGTTTCCGTCACAAGCGAAGACAATGGAGCAATTTACGTTTAAATAGCATGTCGACATGTCGCGTTTCGACGATAGTTGCCGTAATGTTTGACAACGCCATAtcgcgtgaaaaaaaaatagacgtagaaaaaaaatctttgtgATAAATCCAAGTTCATTAaagattttaaactttgaatgaAACAATAAAGTGTCtcgagtttttaattaaaacgattAACCATCTTTTCTTTAAtttgacaattgaaattttaataatacacgatttttatacaacataatattattatctaatctaGTAATTATAGGTACGCTTAACATATCTTAAACACAACCTATTTTATtactaggtatttaaatatttttaatcgctgcttaaatattagtttatgactaaatttgaaatttataatttaattttatcaaaatctgtataaaattatgtataaattgtaattattctttaattacaaaaaaaaatttagtgttGATATCTGAccaattatacaaaaacataaatgtCTTGTTTTCTcacattttgataattattaagtagtagccagtaggtaccgATGTATTTTCACTATAACTAGGACGAAATCAGGTAGTCTAGTcagaataaaagtatattataagaaaaaaatgagcCCAAATATTGGGAATGCCGAGGACTGTACCCGTAGTCCGTGAGGCCTACGCCCCCACACCATCAATAACCatctcaatatttatttttaaatgcatcttAAACACATACATACGCCAATATTTTAGTACTTATGTAAACAGTAACATACttacttttttcattaaatttaatatcatgaaTTTCTATTATACAGATTAAaaaatctacatattttatctgttaaaataagtatacaatttatgcgtcataaattattattttgaattttcaaacattACATATAACTAAATCTACCTGATTcaacattattatgatatatatttacattaaatatacctatctattatttatatttataaaatatataataaatattgtattaattcatATAGTATTGTTTTACGATTATTAGTGGAATCGGAATATTTTTTCAGTACTTCTGCAAAAGTAACTTTCTTGGCTTATTGCAAACGTctctttcaatattaaatatcgatttaaaacttgtttattataagattttacCAAATAGCACCTAATTGTAACAATAAACCTGGTATTCCCGctgtattaatatttctattcagTTCACAAGATGAAATTTGACAAGGGGCTTCAGGGTCATCGATATTTTCATCTTCTTTAGACTGATTATTTTTTCTgtctttttttattgtataaattaaaagtactgAACATTttgatgtaattatattatttttgacatattCATATAACACTTCAAATTATGGACAtaagagataatattataattatagggttctaaatttgaaatattgaaaaatattttttcttcttttaaacgTGTTTGGTTATagttaaatagaaataatatattgattatacacagaaaatattaatagtaaatatgcaaaaatatgcactatacatttttgatatttttttcgtgGTGTCTAGTAAAAGATTTTTAGCTCACTGAGGCACTAAGCAATAAatcaaatagtaaaaaaaaaaaaagtaaatacaacaACTTCCGAGCTCTAGAATTTATCACTTGTATTAACTGGAtccttattgattattattattattattatttattatacatattttctgttttacacaataaaccaacttttaaaagtttcacttgcaagttgacgtgattataaactttaagatataataatttatattttatttttcattgcaatgaaatatattttcaagaacATAAActtcatgaaattttaaaaccctatttattataaagcaaatattatattcaacaaatgTACAaacgttatataattataacgagTAGGAACATATGAAGCACACCCAAGCACCGCCCTAGTTGCCTATGTTTGTGTGggattatcaatttatcatatacatttttaccaattgcttattaacttttttttaatcataagcaaaaccaatatttttaaccataccaatatatcaaaacaattatattgcCATTTCTAGAGTCTGAAGATGGGTCGGAAAATATTGATTATGCGAAAATACCGCTAgactaaatttaataagtacgAATAAAACTATATAGGCCGCAATTTACAGCGATCCTAGTGTAAAGtacgaaaaatgaaaaaattatcacaCTCAGTAACCTGGCACGGTTAACGGTAAAAACAAACAGCAGCAACTGCAGTCAACTGTTGACGTATAGCGCAGTTCACAATCTCCCACACAACATAATGAATCGGTTACCTATACGTGCTATTTCCGACGTTGCCATTTCCGACGACTGACGAAGTTAATTTTACCATCGGGCATCGGGTATTGACCTACGTGTTAAATGCTATCGCAACCAACACGATTTGGACAAtttggaataataaataaaagaatttaaatattcacaGATTAGTaagtaccaataatatttagatataatataatggtgttCTTTGTACAACGTCAAAAACGCCTATAGGGcgatattttcgaaaataatttagattatgttaataatttatcctttaaaaatcatcataacaaacacatataataatttattgcatgCAACACAATTTAGAATttgtaaagtaatataaattcgGTAAAGTTGCCGTGCTGTTTAtagtaatagccaataggtttCGAGTATATCTCGTCATCGAGTTTCTGAAGTCGCTGTAATAGATTTTTCagttggatttattttttttatttctctgaTGTCTTATTgtgttatatcaatataatacctatataatgctatactaattatatcaatataacattatatcttatataatgtTCTAAATATCATCTATCTTGAATATTTCACTAATTCATACTAAAGAAATAAGGGCaacagaatattaattaatatttttagaatatatgtttataattttatattaatcaatatttatttatgccgACAATATTTctgaattacttttaaaatattatattttatttaatccattttaataattgaataattaattttcatattattaaagtatatttctaACAATGGAAGACAATATAATAActcatacatataattattagttgaattaaatttttattaaaaattgtaactatataagtgaatttattaaataaacattttggttAGGTATTCTTAATCTATAAtgctacataattttaattaaaccaaaaaaaaattgttttaaaatacattggaCAATGCTATATAATGCTatactaattatactaattatttttatgaaatataaatttagtagtAATGAACTACCGTGTTGTTTGttataaatggttaaaaatttagaataataattatttatggatCGTGGGATATTGTCCTTATTCGTGGGTATGTCTCAAATGATGGCGAATGCGAGCGAGACGATCTTCTTCAGGACTATAACCTACGTTTTTTGCAAATTGATGCTTATGATCAGCGTGATCTTCTTCCTTATGGATTGGGTGATCACAATCGACGTGTTTGTGGCCTCCGTGGTCACCTCCTTCATGATTAATGTTCATATCGTAGTCTTCATCATTTtctttaatgtttttttctccTCGGTAATGAATGTGAACACACATACATTGTTGTATTATAACAAGTCCCAACAAACACAACATAAcctaagaaaaattataaaaatttgattcaattattttaatatataatattgtatttagtaatgaaaatattatttttttaagcatatttaaatattgatactaTATTGATTTGATGAATATGAACAACACTTATTAAATTGTTGTCTcatttataaagataattagGTGTTAATATTTAAGTGTTAATCAATACAATTGCATTTTATCAATCATTTGATTAAAAcgttatataaaattactaatttactaaattaaacaagtaggtacactattattattttttacaactaaataataaaaagttaattttatttttataaacttctgAAATGTGTACTTTCAAAAgctaaatagaaataaaagtaacataataactttaatttcagttattttttttataactgaataaaatcacaattttagaacattttatagaaatataaatttatatttcattaaaataattagtatagcaTGTatccaatgtatttttaaatctgttttttttgttgtaataactaatattatattctcttaCCCTCAGTCACTGTTGagcaaaatattatctagataattatttgaattattttttttttaattatcctaataaaaaattattcgaataatttgaaaacattatttgaataaaaaatgtattgaataaaaatgtatttaaataatttttaaacataatgctaatacaaaatataaatatattcgaaTTCTTTACTTTTTAGTTTCTTCTTTGGgtagttttatatttgtttcgtttatagtatttttctatttattccaAATAAAAGACGATTTAAGTACAAACGTGAACTTAAAACACAAtctcaactatttttttttaatacgtaaatGTTTTAACTACCAAATTACTAACCATATTATGTTAACTAAgataaaattactgaaaattagtcgaataattttttattcaaataatcataattgataattattaaacataggtAACACATCTAAGAATAATTatcagaaaaaataacaaaaaggcATCGATAGAATTCTTTCTATCATGTAACTATTTAGGTAATAGGTAAATTTTCAAGAGATCGTTAACTACTCTACATTTCTTTAAACATTATACTGATTTATcaggtatagttattatttggaGATAAATTATGCGTTTGAGTAAGATATCCTCTTTCCTATTAAAATCTAGAAATACCGAATTCAACATTTTGGTGCTcaacaatttagtatttacaagacattcttataatttgtaataattattaaaaaaaatctatgtattttctattttaaatttatagggtTTATAATACGAACAATTTAACTTAActcaactataaaattaattaattgattagtaattaataattgcaaATCATGGAAAATAGTTTACGTATTAATTCATAGAAATTcatttaaaagcttaaaaaaagtaaatcattatgtaattaGTTGaaagcaattttattttatattaacatgataactcattaattttaaatattgttaatttaaacttaaatgttaaaataattgaaaagctttaatatatataatatgatgggaCATATTCTGTATTATTGTGTTACTAATGAAGTcttcaagaaaataaatttaaatagaaaatatcgaTAAATTGTTCAATTGCTAGGAaacagaatattaaaatatataaaaaagaattgttgactgttattaattttaagaactaataatttttaactactaGCTCATAAGTAATTTCGTATTATGGAATAGAACTTACCGAAGATTTCATGATGTTGAATAGAAATTTATAACTGTGTAAAAAAGACTTGGAAATAATCAGTACCAATAGTGTTATTACAACTCTTTGTGAAAACTGTGAATAAAATGCTAGAATACCTCTATTTAAATACTCAGCGTTTggaacgataaaaaaattatctacttaACTGTTGATTAAAAATCAGAGGTTGGacctcaatattttttgtaattggttttaataaactaatttatgtttttttatacctaatctcatcacacatacacatatatatgtatatatattattatacccattattattatttattattattattatttgatatcatATTTATACGTGCCTAAtacgatttattaaataacggCATAACGTTTTTCggaaatctattttatataattacgtaAATATAGAACTGTAGAGTAATATGTTGTTAAATTTCATTAagcattttagattctaaacgaaGTGATGGATGTATTGGCTTTAAATAATGTATgcgtatgtataaaaaaattaaaaattactcgaTCTTCGATTTTGAGAGTAATAGTTTCTCGTAGCAATTTGGATCgagttaacattatttataattaaacatacacaatattttgactttttttttttttgtatttatagatattgAAATTGATAGAATTTGttgacttatttaaattttttgtttttaattataacgtatatgatttttatttgtttgcatttcaaaaagtttatttaaaaatggagaAATATCACAAATCcagacaacaatttttttttataattgttttaagcaAATCCGTCAAGACtatgaaaatatgtactttATGTCATaacaaaaatgcattatatttttagttgtaattACTAAAACTtagaatttaatacaataaggGTGCTTTTAAATTGTTCTTAAGAACTTGAAAATCACACTGCTGTATAATAGGTTTTGAGTATACTCTTTCGGCTCTTCATTGAGTATAAGTAAGTTGTTTGATGGacctattcaattttaatttaatcataaattgataattatcgACATTCGTCAATTGCTCCGACTTTGGGatactatttgtataatatacatctattGCGCtgatatacaaaaaaagtatactAAAAAGGGGTGTAACACGATTGCGTCCGCTTTACTCTTTTACATGCGAAAAACGCAATATGATTGCACTCTATTAATCAGCATGATTGAACCTGTTTTACCTTTTTACCTGCAAAAAACACATTACGATTGCACTCGAGTCTATAATATAGATGAGGGGTTACCAACTAATTTCTAAGGAGGTCTGTTTTGAAATTTTCTTTACTGGTCGCGGTCCctaacagttttaataatttacacacgTTAATAAATACaggtttttttaattagtatttatattgatttatttatgcacTTGTTCAAtacagattaatttaatttttttatcgtaaaataaattttatatgacacactttgtatttatttatattataaaaattttaaaatctccgTGGATAACGGtccgtaaaaaaatgtttgcggTCCGCTAGTTGGTGACCACTGATATAGATAATGCCCTTATTGACATATATGCTATAAACATTTATCatactttttttcataaatgtattttccctatatgtatagttataaaataattattaatattttatattactaaaattgtataactattatagtttataagtaaaatatgtctatgaaaaaaatatatatgacaaatgtttataatgtcaTCTATTGAtctattaataaagtatacttTCAAACTGGGTATTAAATCTAGTTTTTTTCGCTTGTAACAAGGTAAAGCGGGCGCAATTATATTTCACCGCTAAAAGCTAAAAAGGTATACATCAATTGTGtaccaataaaaattaagttaaaaaaaataaaatactaaaactgtctttattgatttgatttctataatgttaatttttttttttatgtaatttataattcattactACCGGAATTTATCGAGTTGTACGGTGGTCGCAACTTGTATTGTACTGAATGTCATTGAATTGTAATGCCTTGAATGtcaatttttacttttctaaaaaaatataataaatagggaATCTAACACGTAAAATTAGATTCGTAGTTATCAAAATCGATCGGTGCAATTGAAGTATATCTTATTTCTATTCCATAATTTTACTTTGTTTAACAGCGATTTTCGGCGCAATTGATATTtacccataatatattattatttacgaataaCTCGAATAAGAAAAACGATTTATAGCGAAGATGGTGTGATGACGTGTCATCTATTACTGacattacttattacttattatacatggtattattatttttctaatgacattttctaatttattttatatacaattatgataGTAGATATAGGTAGCATTTGAAAACTTGATCATACATAAAAAATGCCAAAATAGACTATAGGTAGAATTTTTAACAAAGtttttcgtttttgagttatacctaaaaaaagcaaaatttaTCTAAATGTCTAGTTATACGAAATAAATGTCTTgttttttcaagtaattatgaaaaatattgggaattttttacttttaatattttattttattgtactttattCAAAAACGAAAGTATCTCCTGGCACAACCCATGTCATgctattaatattctatagagAATATAGAATCTATATACCGATCTGAGGATTTCGTTTTGTTCGGTCCGTGCGTCtatgtaatttacatttattatttattttttttacctagtaTAACAACTGAGCACAATGAGCACATCCATAACACGCCACACGCTTAATAATaacaaccatattattatatcacgtaGTCGagcgtctctctctctctcattcACTtactctctctcactctctatCTCACTCCCTCTCTCAtactctctctctttctctctataGTCTCTCACTGCTTTCGacaatgtttaaaaacaagttTTCTGGCGGTTACCGTTGAAATTCTTTAACCTGTTGTGCTGCATTACCtacaaatattacttatatagttatatattccGTCGCTTTAGAAGGTCAACCGGTCGCTCATGGATCGCTGAACCATccacaataatattactgttcGTAAAACGTAAaaggtaactataatattacgcGCTATAGAGTTTATAGGgtataacgtaatattatacgatttatacagTTTCGGGCCAACAGACAttccattttaaaatttcacgTCATACCATCAAATAATTCTGATCAATCGTtacttaaattcattttttttttcattaaaagaatataatttcaatttataagtacctattatttaaatattttggtttatcTACGTTCTATAAGCAAAGCTTGTGTTGAAGGTGTATAGTTATTTTCTTAGAATCTacacattacattataaatttataatggagaaatattcaaatatagacaatatataaataatgacaaaatacaGAGTAATTTCTATAAAGTTtacaatttagataaaaaaaaaacttgatgaagatttatttatattgatattattatttactttataatatttcttgaaataaaaaataggaatttaaatttataggaaTGTAGGTGCCTAAAATAGTTAAACTGAAGTAGATTAGTAACCACTTGtcactttttaaattgtatattcttcTTCAGAATATGATTTGGAGTATTTCAATGTATgtgtcattaattattttttctagactgatatagaatataataatattatgtaaaaaaaaaatattttcaaaagcgttaatagtttttgaattgaTGAGTGTCATACATTAAATGGATTATCATTCAtcagtatgtaaattaatatagttaatttatttattatgtttatcttaatattattaattgaccTCTGAAACATTTACTTGTTGCTACAGCCTAAAAAATCttaaggtattttatataattataatgtatattattttctgttttagTTTCATAAAACGAAATACAtgagtacttataatatattaatatattgtttaagttgCTTATTTTGTTGTTCACGCAGTTGCGTCACGGCGTTGTGCGTTTttaacggtataatattatgtaggtacctatatagtgtaggtatatatgtatataattatgtactatatacCTGATGACTATAGCCACAAAGAGCGTCTGACAATGAATCGATGTGTTGTTTTCAACTGCAGTTGTGTACTACATTCTTCTTTATACGACGTCTGAGTAATCGAGGTCGACTGCGGTTtgagtacctataggtattatttgCTTCGTATACATGCATTTTGTACGATAACACTGCAGTGGATCCCCTTTATTAACTTGAcatcgtttttaatttatttggaaataagtgaatagatttaataagagggcattttcatattataacgtctacataatattatattattcagtaatTTAACATTACTGTGATTGAACATGTGAACATATTATCGATTAATTTAAGGaacctacttaaaaatatttttcttcaaaatctaatcgcataaaaatatgtgtaattggttcaaaatctttaaaaacagttaaaaacaaatcactccgaaaccattaaaaatacagaaaaaatataataaaaatatataatgtcaaaaatgatttatgtGTCAGTATCATATTCTTATATaacatttgtgtataatatataagtcttaactattaaaatttaaaacgttataaatcataaactacaaaaaaattctCAAATTTTCGCGttttatcaacaattaaataaacagtcaaataaagtgttttttttaataatataaaatactaaaatcgttcataaaaattaatgtaacttttaaacttttttccagtaaaaaacttaaaaaaatctttcactaaaaaataataaacttgtttttgtaatagtgataaaaatgttgaaaatttgaacttttaaacgcttatagaaaaaataaaaattgtacctaactgtatttttaacatttttttaactgtgccaaaaaaaacttatgagcagcatatttttatgtaacattttttttattatacaacgtGTAAGTACATATGTATAACTAAACCAATGGCGTATATAGGGGAGAGGATATGGGCTTATTTTTGGTACGGCACACGTTGCACACTTTGCGAATCTGCCtcgaaaattaatataataatataataactcctcgaaattaatttaaaacacatcGTTTTGAAACCAATGTACATCTCCAgtcagaatctaaaacaaataagaaaataatttcttgaaataatttcaaaatatcatgACACGATTCACTATCAATAGCAatcattaatgaataatataatctatttatccAATATTATGTCCGTCTTGTACAAATGCATCATTACTTGTTAAACACATTTTGAGAAACAAGTataagaaattcaaaatatgatgGTTCACCATGTAGGCAATAAGCATAACTATATaaacaagtattatattttcttttataaacatATCTTACATATGCTTACGATTTCAAgaatctacaataatatattaaacattaagtacatattataacagtttTTGACTGAGTTGGATAAAATACGGCATACGCAGATATCCTTAGTATAAAGTACAAAGTTTGTGTATCTGTGATTATCTGCAG encodes the following:
- the LOC132926829 gene encoding uncharacterized protein LOC132926829; protein product: MKSSVMLCLLGLVIIQQCMCVHIHYRGEKNIKENDEDYDMNINHEGGDHGGHKHVDCDHPIHKEEDHADHKHQFAKNVGYSPEEDRLARIRHHLRHTHE